AAATGATTTGGATACGCCAATAGCAAAAGCACTAAGTACAAACCATCTGACTCAAAATTCTTTTGAAGCTATAAACGATAAAATATTTGATGAAGCAAAACTCGTGATCGAAAAATCGGAAATCATTATAGATTGCGGTGCATCTTTTAACGGTATAAATAGTAGAAATTTAGATTTAATAAAATATGCAGAAAAACTAAACAAAAAAATTCTCTCCTTAAAAGAAAGACAAGAGTATGCCGATTATACTTATTGTAAGACCTTTTCACAATTATTAAAGACCATTAAATGTTTAAGCAAATAAAAAAAGCGGTACAGCGGCAAAAATGCTCCATTTTAAAGAATGGGGTCATTCTTGTACTACTGCACCGCCGACTAACACGAAAGAAGCTTAGGGTGTAAAACGCATAAGCTCCGAAAGGCATTACAGGAATTTGCAGCCTTTATTTCGGTATTCCGAAATTTCCGCGATAATAGCATTGACGTCCATAACCATTTCCATCATGCTTACCTGCTCTTCATAGACCGCAGGGTCTATTTGGCTCTTAATTTCCGGTTCTGCCACGTGATAGCACAAGAGTCCCAACGAGACTCCAGCCAACGGACCTGCAAAAGTCGGGTCGCCTACTGTAACAGTTTCGCAGGCTAAACCTGAAGATTCGGCTTCTGCACCGCCCAAAAGAACGATTACGTTCTCAGGACCGTATTTTTCAGCTAAATCTTTGACTCGCTTTTGGTTTTCCAAGTCCATTGCTCCTGCGCTTGTTCAGACAAAGCATTCGGTTGCAGCATATACAACCTCAGCACCTGCCGATTCTGCACAGAGCTTAATAGCCTCCCC
The DNA window shown above is from Treponema denticola and carries:
- the grdA gene encoding glycine/sarcosine/betaine reductase complex selenoprotein A, which produces MVDLKTKKVIIIGDRDGVPGEAIKLCAESAGAEVVYAATECFVUTSAGAMDLENQKRVKDLAEKYGPENVIVLLGGAEAESSGLACETVTVGDPTFAGPLAGVSLGLLCYHVAEPEIKSQIDPAVYEEQVSMMEMVMDVNAIIAEISEYRNKGCKFL